Below is a window of Spelaeicoccus albus DNA.
GGGGCATGGTCGGTGGCGACGATGTCGATGGTTCCGTCGGCGAGGCCCTCGCGGACGGCGTGCACGTCGGCGTCCGTGCGCAGCGGAGGGTTGACCTTGAAGACCGGGTCGAACGTGCGCACCTTTTCGTCGGTCAGCAGCAGGTGATGCGGCGTCACCTCGGCGGTGACGCGGACGCCGCGGGCCTTTGCCCACCGGATGATGTCGACGCTGCCGGCAGTCGACACGTGGCACACGTGCAGCCTGGATCCGACGTGGCCGGCCAGCAGCACGTCGCGGGCGATGATCGCTTCTTCGGCCACGGCCGGCCAACCGGGCAGCCCCAGCGCCGCGGACACGTCGCCTTCGTGCATTTGCGCGCCGCCGGTCAGCCGGGGCTCTTGCGCATGCTGGGCGATCACGCCGTCGAACGCCTTGACGTATTCGAGGGCGCGGCGCATCACGAGCGGGTCGTGCACGCATTTGCCGTCATCGGAAAAGATCCGCACGCCGGCGGCGGAGTCGGCCATGGCGCCGAGTTCGGCCAGCTGGACGCCGTCCAGGCCGACGGTGACGGCGCCGATCGGGTGTACCGCCGTGTAGCCGGCTTCTTGGCCGAGCCGCCACACCTGTTCGACAACTCCGGCAGTGTCGGCGACCGGCGCCGTATTGGCCATGGCGTGCACTGCCGTGAATCCGCCGCGCGCTGCGGCCCGGGAGCCGGACAGGACGGTCTCGGCGTCCTCCCGGCCCGGTTCGCGCAAGTGCGTGTGCAGGTCGACGAGGCCGGGCAGCGCGGTCAGGCCGCCCGCCTCGACGACCTCCACGTCGCGTAGGCCGGGCTGCGAGAATTCGGCGACCAGCACGCCGTCCTCGATCTTCAGCTCACCGCGCGGGCCGCCGGCCGGCGACACGTCCCGGATCAAATAGTTCACGCTTTGTCCTCTTCCTTGGCGTAGGCCGTGAGCAGGTACAGCACGGCCATCCGCACCGACACCCCGTTCGACACTTGTTCGGTGACCGTCGACCGGGCCGAATCGGCTGCGCCCGCCGAGATCTCGAATCCGCGGTTCATCGGCCCGGGATGCATGATCAGCGTTGACGGGCCGAGCTTTGCCACACGTTTGTCGGTCAGCCCCCAGCGTCTCGTGTATTCGTGCGCGGACGGGAAGAACGATTCGTGCATCCGCTCGGCTTGCACGCGCAGCATCATGACGGCGTCCAGATCGCTGCCGGCAAGAGTGGCGTCGAAGTCGTAGCTGATGGTGGCCGGCCACGTCTCGACGCCGACCGGCAACAGCGTGGGCGGTGCCACCACCGTGACGTGCGCGCCGAGCGTCGTGAGCAGGTACACGTTCGACCGTGCCACCCGCGAATGCAGGACGTCGCCCACTATCGCCACGTGCACGCCGTCCAGATCGCGGCCGGCCGGCGCGCGCGTATGCAGGTGACGGCGCAGCGTGAACGCGTCCAGCAGCGCCTGTGTGGGGTGCTGGTGGATGCCGTCGCCGGCGTTGATCACGCCGGCGTCGATCCACCCGGCGTGGGCAAGACGTTGCGGCGCGCCCGAGCCGGGATGGCGGATGACGACGACGTCCGCGCCGATGGCCTCCAGGGTCTGCGCCGTGTCCTGCAGGCTTTCGCCCTTGGACACCGACGACCCCTTGGCCGAAAAGTTGATGACGTCGGCCGAGAGCCGTTTGGCGGCGGCCTCGAACGAGATTCGCGTGCGGGTGGAGTCTTCAAAGAACAGGTTGACGACCGTCCGGCCGCGCAACGTGGGGAGCTTTTTGATCTCGCGCCCGGACACCTGGTCCATTTCTTCGGCGATATCGAGGGTCTCGATGGCGTCGGCGTAGTCGAGGTCTTCGGTGCCGAGCAGGTGCCGGTAGGTCATGAGGTCACAATCTCGACGGCGTCGTCGCCGTCGGTCTCGAGTAGTTTGACCTGCACGCGCTCGGCCAGCGCGGTCGGCAGGTTTTTGCCGACGTGATCGGCCCGGATGGGAAGTTCTCGGTGGCCGCGGTCGACGAGCACGGCCAACCGGACGATGCGCGGCCGGCCCAGGTCGCCGAGCGCGTCGAGTGCCGAGCGGATGGTGCGGCCCGAATACAGCACGTCGTC
It encodes the following:
- a CDS encoding aspartate carbamoyltransferase catalytic subunit; amino-acid sequence: MTYRHLLGTEDLDYADAIETLDIAEEMDQVSGREIKKLPTLRGRTVVNLFFEDSTRTRISFEAAAKRLSADVINFSAKGSSVSKGESLQDTAQTLEAIGADVVVIRHPGSGAPQRLAHAGWIDAGVINAGDGIHQHPTQALLDAFTLRRHLHTRAPAGRDLDGVHVAIVGDVLHSRVARSNVYLLTTLGAHVTVVAPPTLLPVGVETWPATISYDFDATLAGSDLDAVMMLRVQAERMHESFFPSAHEYTRRWGLTDKRVAKLGPSTLIMHPGPMNRGFEISAGAADSARSTVTEQVSNGVSVRMAVLYLLTAYAKEEDKA
- a CDS encoding dihydroorotase, encoding MNYLIRDVSPAGGPRGELKIEDGVLVAEFSQPGLRDVEVVEAGGLTALPGLVDLHTHLREPGREDAETVLSGSRAAARGGFTAVHAMANTAPVADTAGVVEQVWRLGQEAGYTAVHPIGAVTVGLDGVQLAELGAMADSAAGVRIFSDDGKCVHDPLVMRRALEYVKAFDGVIAQHAQEPRLTGGAQMHEGDVSAALGLPGWPAVAEEAIIARDVLLAGHVGSRLHVCHVSTAGSVDIIRWAKARGVRVTAEVTPHHLLLTDEKVRTFDPVFKVNPPLRTDADVHAVREGLADGTIDIVATDHAPHPTEAKSCEWSAAAMGMTGLETALSIVVATMVEPGLFGWDDVVRVMSTRPAEIAGLPAGTLEPGSAADVVLVDPAARRTVDVAAMASTGSNTPFAGMELPAAVHSTFFAGRPVLAAGELADIGKAHEWAN